In Acomys russatus chromosome 16, mAcoRus1.1, whole genome shotgun sequence, the DNA window gggatcttcaGTTGGAGAACAACTCaccagacaaaaccaaaccaaaccaaccaaacaaaattgcTCATCTCTCTCCTTGTAAAACCATATAGATTGATACAGCTGTTTTTAATTGTTGAGAGTATATTTTAATGCCTTGATATAATGGACATCTAGCGTAGACACGTGCCTAccctcatagttttttttttttccccctataccCTCAGGTTCTGTTTTAACAGTGAATGGTAAAACTGAGAACTATGTTCTGGACACCCGCCCTGGTACCCAAGCCTCTCTGGAATGTGCTGTTCAAAACCACACCAAAGAGGAAGAACTTCTCTGGTACAGAGGAGACGGAAGAGTAGATTTGAAAACCGGAAACAAAATCAACACCAGTTCTGTCTGCGTCTCTCCCGTCAACGAGAGCGATGACGGAGTCCGCTTTACCTGCAAGCTGCAGAGCGATGGGAAGGTGTCCGTCTCAGTGGTGCTAAACGTCACTTGTGAGTGGAGGGGAAAGAGACCGCCTGTCGATCGTGGGTGTCTCCTGCCTTGCGTTAAGTGATAGTTGAAATCTCAGTCTTGATTTGGCCCCACTGCCCCCTAATCCATGTTCCCACGTGAAACACCAGAAGGTCTGTTCCCCCCGTGCCTTTGAGGGCCACCGACTTTCTGCTAGCCGCGTGTGAGATTCTatacccacccccgcccccatatGGTCTCAcaatgttgcccaggctagcctcagactttaTAGGCCCAAGTGATGACTACGTCAGCCTTTCAAGGTTAGCCACTGCGTCTACCTTATTCACTTCTTGAACTAAAAATgagggttttgatttttttttttctctgtgaaatgTCTGTCCAGGCCTTTTAACTATGTTCCTGTTGGGGTATTTGTAACTTCTTCTCATTAATTTGTATGAGCAGCAGGGGCTGGTTGTACAAGGCTATATTATAGTTCTAGTGCTAATGTGGAGCCTAAGGCAAAAAGGATTGTCCgtcttaggccagcctgggctactcagcAAGACCTTATATCTCAAAGGCAGCAACAATAATGAAAGCAGCAGGGATTCCTGTAGGTGACTCTGCTGAGAATGTTTTAGCTTTATTTTGAGATGTGCTGGTTTTCTTAAAGGGCCAGTGTTCCAGTATAGAGGACTTGCTTAAGCAATCATTAACATTAAATGGTTAATGGAACTGCTGTACTTGGCAGTTCCGTTCCCTAGTCCAGCAGCTTCCTGTGTATCTTGAACACCACGTAACAGCCTTTTTGGATAGAGAAGTAAAGCTCATTCCAAAGAGCCACAAAACGGCATTCTTCTGAGGACGGTATTAGTAACAGCCGTCTCAGAGTCTAACTATTCAGTGTGCAGGGGATAGAAGCCGCTTTCCCCTCCTTCTCCGGgcctacttccttccttcctggccacTCTTTAACCATTCTATTAATTCTATTAATTTCCTGAACCTCTGTCAATAAATACAGGGGGCATAGACAAGAAGGAAAAACTGGCTCGGTCATTTTTCCTCCTAGCTCTGCGAAGGTCTTGGTGGAGGGTACGGGTTACCACACTTCTTGGAAGGCTTCCTGAAGTGTGGCATTCTTTGTAGAGGGCCACTGAGCCAATGCAAATAGGTGGCCGTGGCAAACGTGGCCAGACCCAAAACGCAAAGCTCGAGGGAGTGAATGGCTTTCCAAATGCCCACCACGTTTGTAACGGCCGCTGGGGACGATAGCAACTCCACTTCTCCACGGAGATCCTCTCGGCTACTCTTTACAGGAAGGCGTTGCTATccaaggtgtttgtttgtttgtttgtttgtttagaggaGGAAGCTGAAAGTGTAACAGTTAAACAGCTGTCTGAAGGTCACAGTAGATGACAGGCCAGGCTTAGGGTTAACTTCCATGCCTGTTTTAGTACTGTGCTGTTTAGCTAACCCTTGTACAAACTGGATGGTCATATTTGCTCAGAAAACAAGGGCTCTTTTTGAAACAGCGTCCTTTTATGTTACCCTGACGAGCGTGAaatttgctctgtaaaccaggctggtctaaaactcacagagctctacctgcctctgccttccaagtgctgggactaaaggcgcgcaccactatgcccagccattACTATATATTGTATGTTCTTTATCATATACAACTTcaggaatatatttttaagaataaaatttagggggctggagagatggctcagaggttaagagcactgtctgctcttctaaaggtcctgagttcaattcccagcaaccacatggtggctcacaaccatctagaatgtgatctgatgccctcttctggcctgcaggtgtatatgcaggcagagcactgtatacataacaataaataaataaatcttaaaaaaaaaatttagtttatttcattactagatgtgtatgagtgttttacctgcatgcatatctgtgcactATGCGTGTGCCCCCACAGGACCAGAAACAGACATCCTGGTAACTGGACTTgtgaacagttgtgagctgccatggaggGGCgggggtgctaggaattgaactcaggacctctagaagagcagctagtgcttgtGACCTCTGAGTATCTCTGCAGCCCCGCATGGTCTATCTCTACCACCGTCCCAGTTCTATGAAGTTAGGATTAAAAGGTTCGTCATTTGCTCTCATGTCCCTGGTTCCTGGCTGTGTACAACAGTattcagcacatttttttttttcatttaagggGTGAGAAAGATGGAAGGAGTCGGGTGTTGCCTTGCTCACAATGAACTGACCTCTGCTCGTTTCTGACTAACCTTGACTGCTTGAGTCTTACAGTTCCTCCTATTCTAAGCGGAAACGGCCTCCAAACTGCGGAAGAAGGCAGCGACGCACGGCTGGTTTGCAACGTGAAATCCAACCCTCAAGCGCACATGATGTGGCATAAAGACAGCAGCGCCTTCTTTCTAGAGAAAGACCGTCACCAAATCCAACAGACGAGGGACGCTTTCCAGCTGTCAATCACCAGAGTCAAGAAATCTGACAATGGAACCTACAGCTGTGTTGCTAGCTCCTCTCTGAACGTGAGGACCATGGACTTCCACTTGGTTGTCATAGGTAAACTCTTTCTAAGTAGCTGCAgcgtgagggaggcagaggcagaaggcaggctcGGCACATAACGTCAGTGGCAACAAATGATGATCACAGTTACTATGTAGAGCTAAGAGTTTCATTGGAAAATTATTCCCGgccaagagatttttttctttaggaattCTACCTGAGTCAGGCGTGgtgcgcaagcctttaatctctgcaATACAGAAGGCTAGAGCAGGAAGAGTATAAGTTCAAGTCTTGCATGGGTAACTTAGTGAGGCCATGtctcagaattaaaaataaaaatagccgggtgtggtggcgcacgcctttaattccagcactcgggaggcagaggcaggcggatcgctgtgagttcgaggccagcctggactacaaagtgagtccaggatggccaaggctacacagagaaaccctgtctcgaaaaaccaaaaataaataaataaataaataaataaataaagtaaaaagatctatgggctggagagatggctcagagcttaagagtaccgggctgttcttccagaggtcctgagttcaattcccagcaaccacatggtggctcacaaccatctagaatgtgatctgatgccctcttctggcgtgcaggtgaacatggagacagagcactgtatacataataaatgaataaaaaattttaaaaaagtaaaaagatctAGAGGCAGGCCTATTGTGGGTAGGTTGCTTTCCTCGTGTGCAGGAGGTCTTGAGTGTGATCTTGGCACTGCAAAATGCAGAGTGTTtgcttcaaaaaattaaaaaaaaaaaaaagtttttcttttctaagccTGCTGTGGtaggcccatgcttttaatcccatcacttgagaagtagaggcaggggtttggctgcaggggtggggggtgagggggaggaagggagagagagaaagagagagagagagagagagagagagagagagagagagagagagagaatgaatttagAAGACTCATGCCCACTCCATATAGACCACTGGGTTTTTAGCAAATATCTAGGACCAAGGCAGAAAGGAATTCTGGTTCAGCTTTTTTGGGAAAGAGACTTCTTCAAGTTTCCCTCAGCAGGAAACTAGCTGCAAGTTCACAGCCTGTAACGGAAGAGAATTCAGAaatgcacagaagaaaaatgtttagattaaaaaaaaaaaaaaaaaaagctctctgcAATCACTCTTAACTCTTCCATCCTGTCATGTGATCagcagagaaagtggggaaagacAGCCAGTCAGAGAGCCTTCTCCCCTGGCCTTACTCACGCGCTCTACTTTATCTCTCTGCAGCGGTGGAGAACCAGTGAGGTTTGGAGCGATCTCtttagatttcttttccttttttaatttttattaattttttaaaagtattcattttttaaaatatttatttatttattatgtatacagtattctgcctgcatgtacacctgcacgccagaagagggcgccagatctcattgtggatggtcgtgagccaccatgtggttgctgggaattgaactcatgacctctggaagagcagtcagtgctcttaaccgctgagccatctcaccagccctcttttccttttgctttgtgtgtatgcGGGTTTGCCTGAATGgctgtatgtgcaccatatgtgtgcatctCCTTGGATTTCttgctcaaagaagaaactgaaatacTTGATGTCACAAAGGCACACTACTTACTCCTTTGTAGGTGGTTGGTCTTGGGTGGGACTCAGGGAGCAACCAAACAAGCTGAGGCTTTTACATCCTCCTGGAATATTACTCACTGTACCCCACTCATCACCATACCCCAGGAAACAAACCACCCTCCTGCCTGCTTGTCTGGACTGCATATCTTATTTCCTCCCCAGACTAGAGAGCCTGGGAAACAAACACAGTGGCCGGTGGGGAAGGAGAGCGGGGAGGGAGTTAGTTGACTGTCCTGTCATTGTGGTTACTGAGCTGGTCAGTATTTGTCCTACAGAGCAATGACAACGAAaacctacaaaacaaaaaacaaacaaataccaccCCTACCTCCCCCATGACCAAAGGACAGAAGCAATGGAACACCACTTTGAAgcttgtggcttttttttttttttttaaacctccctCAAGAACCTTTACAAAACCATGGTGGGGTAAGCCTCATGTGGTACCATCCTAACTAGCTGTGAGGTCACACTTGGAGGTTGGGGTATTATAGCACCCCTCTTGGTTAAGAAGAAAGCGTTAATTTCTGTATAACCATGTGTGTCGGTTGGTTTGTTTGAAATCACACAGCTTGTGTGGTAATCAGCAAGTTGCCTGTTAGGTGGGCAGAGACTGGTTTGGGATGGAGTTCTGCCAAACCAGCTTGTTTTcggatttcttttttgttctgttactTCCGGGGCTGCCAGCTTGCCTGTGTAGTACACATAGCCGGCCCCCTGGCCCTCGGTGGGATTTGATGCCGATGACGTTTCCATGGGCTCTCCCAGCTTCGCTGCTCCTTGCGGGTGGTTTCGAAAAGGCTGAGAAACTCTGGAAGTGACAAGCAGCTCTTTGCCAGCCTAAGAGTCAGCCCACGCGTTAGACATTATTTATCCTAATGGCCTGGGGGAAGGGACCCTCGAGATTGGTCACAGATAGGAACATCAAGGGAAGGAATGCAGGTGGTTACACATGTCAAAGTCACTTCCAACAGGAGTCAGTAGGTGAGTGGGATCATGTCAGCATGGTTTGGGGAAGGGGTGTTGTCATATGTTGCTTCATGACTTTCAGTTTGGTAAAAGATCGTGCTCTGATTTCTCCTCTGGCCACCTGGCCGTTGCTTCCTCTCCATTCTGGTAAATTTCCTTGGTGTGTAAGTAGGGAGGTCTCCAGTAAGGTCATGGCACCAGTCTGTTTCAGAGTTGTTTAGTAGGGAGCCAGGGCTTTCTAGAAGGTTCATCAGGCAAACCTGTAAGAAGAGTTGGCACCGCCCACACCTTCATGAGAATGCTTTTTGGTGGAACAGCTAAGAAAGGGTGGACATGAAGGATGCTTCGGACGTagggtgtagctcagcagtagaatTTCTGCTTGGCATGTGTTAGGCCCCGGGTTCTATCCCTAgtactcccccctccccactccccacaaaGTGAGAGATGTTTAAttcatctcccctgcccccatgccAATTATCCTGAGCATCAGGAGCTAAAACAAATAATTGGAAGAAAAGATTGAAATGATAGTTGGTtaggccagcaagatagctccgTTGGTATTTCCTGCCAAGCCTGTCAACCTGAGGTGTGTCCTTCGTTCCCAtgtggcagaaagagagaactgacttccgcaagctgtcctctgacctccacatgtctACTGTGGCACGTGAGCACCACGCACGCCTACACGCAAATAACTCATtgtaatacaaacaaacaaacaaactttctaTTGCAGCCTTCAGGATATAGAAGTGGGCGTCATTTCCGAGCTAGTACAGTTACTTCAGCTTCCTACACTGTCGGACTTTGTCATTTGGAGAAGTGTGGAAATCTTTGCCAAGGTTGGAGAGGCCCCGTTCCTTACAGACCCCATGCAGACACTCTCTGAAGCGGtgtttctcaagctgtgggtcgaGATCCCTTCCGGGGTCTGATATCCTACACATTAGATGTCTATATTAGGATTTAtaacagagccgggcatggtggcgcactcctgaaatcccagcacttgggaggcagaggcgggtgggtctctgtgagtttgagactagtcttttctacaaagtgaattccaggacagccagggaggttaaaaagagaaactctgtctccaaaacaaaacaaaacaaacaaacaaacaaaaaagaggggggggggggggaaagattcttaacagtagcaaaattacagttataaagtagcaacaaaacagtGTTATGGTTGGCAGTCACcacagcacagcatgaggagctgtattagagggtcacagagcgttagggaggttgagagccacaGTGTCGCCATTTCCCTGGCGGCACCAACACGATCCCACCCACTGTCTGCTCCTTCAGCCCATCCGTGTCACCTTCTTTTTCAGTCCAGGAGCCCTTTCCACTTTTCTTACTCTCCCAGACATCTTCCCCTTTCCAGTTCTGAGATTCTTCCTAAGAACCTTTATACTTTTGAGAAGACATTGACTTCAATCGCTTCTGCTTTCtgtgtgggaaagaaagaaagaaagaaagaaagaaagaaagaaaaggaaaagacaaaacagaaggcGTCAGGTGGCACTGACACATACATTTaaacaggcaggtctctgggagttcgaggccagcctggtctatggagtgagttccaggacagccaaggccacatagagaaatcctgccttgataaaaaaaaaatagggaaaaaaccccatagttttaaaaaagcacacaaaATGGTTTGGGTGGTCATTTTGCATGTAGTACTAgtatttcagaaactcctttCACAAAGGAATGGGTTcaaactctgcctctgccacttaaTAATTCTGTGATTTTTTGGGTAAGTAACCAAACCTGTCAAAGACCCTGATTCCTCCTCGTCTTTTAGGGTTGTTTGGAAGATTTAACTAAGAGGGTGGTATATGCATAGTGTAAGGGACCATGCCTGGTTCAGAGTAGAGACACAGAAGTGAGACGctggctattcttttttttttttttttttttttttggtttttcgagacagggtttctctgtgtagcgttgaccatcctggactcactttgtagaccaggctggccttgaactcacatcgatccacctgcctctgcctcccgagtgctgggattaaaggcgtgcgccaccacgcccggctgaagcTGGCTATTCTTGCATGTATTTGCTCTCCTAACAGACAAAGTTCCTGTCGTACCGGTGGAGCC includes these proteins:
- the Tmigd1 gene encoding transmembrane and immunoglobulin domain-containing protein 1; this translates as MVWKIIRPLQVCKFLLVVLSLPQGRTSSVLTVNGKTENYVLDTRPGTQASLECAVQNHTKEEELLWYRGDGRVDLKTGNKINTSSVCVSPVNESDDGVRFTCKLQSDGKVSVSVVLNVTFPPILSGNGLQTAEEGSDARLVCNVKSNPQAHMMWHKDSSAFFLEKDRHQIQQTRDAFQLSITRVKKSDNGTYSCVASSSLNVRTMDFHLVVIDKVPVVPVEPIIAASVVVILTVGFGLLARRKRIMKLCMKNNDQSTETAL